The Chitinophagales bacterium genomic sequence TGCATCGGCCGGTGATGGTAACAGTGGCTTTTACGTTCGAGGTGGTGGCCCTGACCAGAACCTGATATTGCTGGATGAGGCTCCTGTATATAATGCATCGCACCTGCTGGGCTTCTTTTCTACATTCAACTCCGACGCGATAAAAGATGTGACCGTATATAAAGGCAGCATTCCCGCAGAGTTTGGTGGCAGGGTATCATCTGTATTGGACATACAAATGAACGAGGGTAATAACCAGGACTACCATGTGAGTGGCGGTATAGGGCTGATATCATCGAAGCTGAATGTAGAGGGTCCGATACAAAAAGGCAAAAGCTCATTCCTGGTGACCGGACGCAGGACCTATGCAGATATGTTCCTGAAGGCATCAAACGACGACAACCTGAAAAACAGCCAACTGTATTTTTACGATCTGAACGCCAAAGTGAATTATTCCATCAATGACAAAAACAGGCTTTTCCTTTCAGGTTACTTTGGGAAAGACGTGCTTGGTTTCAACAATGTATTCGGTTTTGACTGGGGAAACACTACCGGAACTGCACGTTGGAGTCATATTGTGAACAGTAAGCTCTTCTCCAACACATCACTGATATACAGCGATTATCGTTATAACATCGGCATATCCAGCGCAGGTTTCGACTTTGACATTAAATCGAAGATACAAGACTGGAACCTGAAGCAGGAATTTACTTATTACCCCAACACAAAACATACCGTAAAGTTCGGTTTCAACAGCATACACCACACCATAGAGCCGGGCAACATACAAGCAAAAAGTGATGAATCGCAGATAAACAGTACTAATGTGGAAACACGTTACGCATGGGAGAACTCTGTTTTTGCATCAGACGACTGGAAAGTGACTGATAAGATACACGTGAACTATGGTCTGCGCGTTTCCTCATTCTCACTATTGGGCAAGGGTACTTTCTACGAATTTGATGAGAAAGGCAACACAACGGACAGCAGTATTTATAGTAGTGGTGAATTTATCAAAACGTACTACAATCCTGAGCCAAGGGTAAGCATCAACTACCTGCTGAATGAGAAAACCTCGATCAAAGCGGGTTACTCAAGAGGCGCTCAATACCTGCACCTGATGTCGAATTCGAATACCGGCAATCCTACAGACTTGTGGATACCCAGCAGCAAAATCGTAAAACCGCAGATAGTAGACCAGTACTCACTAGGTTTCTACCGCAACTTCAAAGACAATAACTACGAATTCTCTGCCGAGGTGTATTACAAAGACATGCAGAACCAGATAGACTATAAAAACGGCGCTCAACTGAACGTGAACACCAAGATAGAAAGCGAGTTGTTGTTTGGTGTAGGCAGAGCCTACGGACTGGAACTATTCTTCAAGAAAAAATACGGCAGGTTCAACGGATGGATAGGTTATACACTGTCTCGTACGGAGCGTAAGATAAACGGCATCA encodes the following:
- a CDS encoding TonB-dependent receptor, producing MLRFRLLAMVLMIGMAVQAQTKKFTVSGTVKAKSSGETLIGAIVKVNDVEGAGIVTNEYGFYSITVPAGEHTLSVSYLGYQLSEYKVILDKNLTQNVAMADEGQKLDEVVIKSERDDANITRSEMGMMKLDIKTANKLPVIMGEKDILKTMQLMPGIASAGDGNSGFYVRGGGPDQNLILLDEAPVYNASHLLGFFSTFNSDAIKDVTVYKGSIPAEFGGRVSSVLDIQMNEGNNQDYHVSGGIGLISSKLNVEGPIQKGKSSFLVTGRRTYADMFLKASNDDNLKNSQLYFYDLNAKVNYSINDKNRLFLSGYFGKDVLGFNNVFGFDWGNTTGTARWSHIVNSKLFSNTSLIYSDYRYNIGISSAGFDFDIKSKIQDWNLKQEFTYYPNTKHTVKFGFNSIHHTIEPGNIQAKSDESQINSTNVETRYAWENSVFASDDWKVTDKIHVNYGLRVSSFSLLGKGTFYEFDEKGNTTDSSIYSSGEFIKTYYNPEPRVSINYLLNEKTSIKAGYSRGAQYLHLMSNSNTGNPTDLWIPSSKIVKPQIVDQYSLGFYRNFKDNNYEFSAEVYYKDMQNQIDYKNGAQLNVNTKIESELLFGVGRAYGLELFFKKKYGRFNGWIGYTLSRTERKINGINNGDWYVSRYDRTHDISVVGMYDLNKHWTISAIWVYNTGNAVTYPAAKYELDGETYFYYSDRNASRMPAYHRLDLGATYTKVTKRGRESSWAFSIYNAYNRYNPYSIEFQQNKTNLQQTQAVQTSLFGIVPSITYNFKF